The Candidatus Woesearchaeota archaeon genome segment GAAACTTTCCCCATTATTTTCCCCACCGTTAAAACAGCACCATTTCTTGCTTTTTCTAAAAGATAAATAGTAGCAATTGAAACAACCATATTCACGGTATTGATACCTCCCACTAATATGAGAAAACCTTTATCTTCTATATTTTTAAGAAATGTTTGAGCAACGATTGCAGCCTGGCTGCTCCCAAAACCAGGAAGAAAGCCTGCAAAGTACCCTGCAAGCACAGCTCCGATGGTGCTTTTTATTAAAATAAGTTTTGAAATGATAATCTCTTGAACTGATGTTTGTTGAGGAATAGTTGATTTTTCCAAAATACTCATCACTAATAAACTTAATCCAAACAAGCCGCTCAGCAGATGAAATAATGGCTGTTTTATCTCAGGAAAATTTAACACCAAGATACCTAAAATACCTGAAGTGAAAAATAACATAAAACTCCAGCATTTTTTATGCAAAGTTGGTTCTCTGAAAATAAGAAAACAAACTACTATGACTAGAGCAATGCCCATGTAATCTTTAGTCAAGGGATAAAGAAAGTCCATACTTTTTATTATCACCGGAAAAAATATTATTGTCATTATTAATCCAAAAAAACTGCCTATAATGGTTAAAACAACTGCTTCATGGGCTTTTCCTTCCAAGAGCATCCTATGTCCTGGCAATGCATTTAATATTTGATCTTCAGATGGCGCGCCTAAATAAATACTCGGTAATGCATCAAGAAATGTATGGGTTATTGCCATTGCAATAGTAAAACATCCTAAACTAAGCGGAGAAATATATTTTAAAATAAGTGAGCTTGCTGTCAACACTACCGCGCAAACTAAATTGATATGGATACCGGGAGTTAAGCCGGTGATGATCCCGGCGGTTATACCAACCAATGTTGCTAAAAGTATTTCTATGAACATTTTTAAACCTTTATTTTTATCCATGTATAGAGCGGAGTGGGCGGGACTTCCAAATCTCAAGGGATGCAAGATTTTTGAACCCACATGAGATGGTTAATCTCACCATGGCAT includes the following:
- a CDS encoding tripartite tricarboxylate transporter permease, whose product is MFIEILLATLVGITAGIITGLTPGIHINLVCAVVLTASSLILKYISPLSLGCFTIAMAITHTFLDALPSIYLGAPSEDQILNALPGHRMLLEGKAHEAVVLTIIGSFFGLIMTIIFFPVIIKSMDFLYPLTKDYMGIALVIVVCFLIFREPTLHKKCWSFMLFFTSGILGILVLNFPEIKQPLFHLLSGLFGLSLLVMSILEKSTIPQQTSVQEIIISKLILIKSTIGAVLAGYFAGFLPGFGSSQAAIVAQTFLKNIEDKGFLILVGGINTVNMVVSIATIYLLEKARNGAVLTVGKIMGKVSFEVMILFLIVSIIVAGIAALLSLSLSKIFAYLISKAPYAKIITGIIIFIILLSFYFDGLIGLLILGTATAVGITASLQKIGKNHLMGCLLVPVIVYFIG